Proteins found in one Zea mays cultivar B73 chromosome 1, Zm-B73-REFERENCE-NAM-5.0, whole genome shotgun sequence genomic segment:
- the LOC103643118 gene encoding zinc transporter 2: MARATNAQHHHRLRLLLCLSLAAAAWAHGGGGDSDADADADADGGAAARPDLRARSLVEAKLWCLAVVFVGTLLGGVSPYFMRWNEAFLALGTQFAGGVFLGTALMHFLSDANETFGDLLPDSGYPWAFMLACAGYVVTMLADVAISYVVSRSQGRSTGTAATGGSDAGLEEGKMRTANGTRSEPTPADAHGSDHSAASILRNASTIGDSVLLIVALCFHSVFEGIAIGIAETKADAWKALWTISLHKIFAAIAMGIALLRMLPNRPLLSCFAYAFAFAISSPVGVGIGIIIDATTQGRVADWIFAVSMGLATGIFVYVSINHLLSKGYRPQRPVAVDTPVGRWLAVVFGVAVIAVVMIWDT; encoded by the exons atggcccgcgccaccAACGCCCAGCACCaccaccgcctccgcctcctcctctgCCTCTCCCTCGCGGCCGCCGCGTGGGCGCACGGCGGAGGCGGGGACtccgacgccgacgccgacgccgacgcgGATGGGGGCGCCGCCGCCAGGCCGGACCTGCGCgcgcggagcctggtggaggccAAGCTGTGGTGCCTGGCGGTGGTGTTCGTCGGCACGCTGCTGGGCGGGGTGTCCCCCTACTTCATGCGCTGGAACGAGGCGTTCCTCGCGCTGGGCACGCAGTTCGCGGGCGGCGTCTTCCTCGGCACGGCGCTCATGCACTTCCTCAGCGACGCAAACGAGACGTTTGGGGACCTGCTCCCCGACAGCGGGTACCCCTGGGCGTTCATGCTCGCCTGCGCCGGTTACGTCGTCACCATGCTCGCCGACGTCGCCATCTCCTACGTCGTCTCACGGTCACAGGGGCGCAGCACCGGCACCGCCGCTACCGGCGGTTCTGATGCAG GGCTGGAGGAGGGCAAGATGAGAACCGCAAATGGCACGAGGTCTGAGCCCACACCAGCT GATGCACACGGATCTGATCACTCGGCCGCATCCATTCTGCGCAACGCGAGCACGATCGGTGACAGCGTGCTGCTCATAGTAGCCCTTTGCTTCCACTCCGTCTTCGAGGGCATCGCCATCGGGATCGCCG AGACCAAGGCCGACGCATGGAAGGCGCTGTGGACCATAAGCCTGCACAAGATCTTCGCGGCCATCGCCATGGGCATCGCGCTGCTCCGGATGCTGCCCAACCGGCCCCTCCTCTCCTGCTTCGCCTACGCCTTCGCGTTCGCCATCTCCAGCCCCGTCGGCGTCGGCATCGGCATCATTATCGACGCCACCACGCAGGGCCGGGTGGCCGACTGGATCTTCGCCGTCTCCATGGGCCTCGCCACGGGCATCTTCGTCTACGTCTCCATCAACCACCTCCTCTCCAAAGGGTACCGGCCCCAGAGGCCCGTCGCCGTCGACACGCCGGTCGGTAGGTGGCTCGCCGTCGTGTTCGGCGTGGCTGTCATCGCCGTCGTCATGATATGGGACACCTGA